In the genome of Botrytis cinerea B05.10 chromosome 5, complete sequence, one region contains:
- the Bcrax1 gene encoding Bcrax1: MSGISSPQPDLNRNRLPTLFEVLSRRTLPPVDLFSFYIYMRDQQRSVDYLDFWLDVAQHMSLCRHYVRELRRSVMIGTPKGDDAQSKRSSAALENIGDVTSAAGPSMFTTEKEKNQDAQMSAFLREQSDTGEVIAPQGHSPSHSLGSNVSGHNIGTMSSERPRPSFMSSPMDLTSDSNSPAHTVARADIRASAEKILYTFLLPGAEREIILPHSITQDITISIEERGRDDPEVFDAAKDYVFQAMERDAFPGFLRMKALGNLVPPSMMLRLIVGLLSMFAAFWVGFILIFLNYPHHTRVWLLLPFTIGVYALCSHQYALDPILALAGYSEYTFMSFSKIREPFVRRLLHKRALMVLMVTAITDAALVLIFALVPGKRL; the protein is encoded by the exons ATGTCAGGAATCAGCTCCCCTCAACCCGATCTAAATCGGAATCGGCTTCCAACGCTATTCGAGGTACTCAGTAGAAGGACTTTACCCCCGGTGGAtctattctctttctatatttatatgagAGATCAGCAGCGCTCTGTTGACTACCTTGACTTTTG GCTTGATGTTGCTCAACATATGTCATTATGCCGACACTATGTTCGTGAATTGCGACGATCTGTGATGATTGGTACACCGAAAGGCGATGATGCTCAATCCAAGCGATCCTCTGCTGCTCTAGAAAATATCGGTGATGTGACAAGTGCCGCCGGACCATCCATGTTCACTacagaaaaggagaaaaacCAAGATGCTCAGATGTCCGCCTTCCTCAGAGAACAATCTGATACTGGAGAGGTCATTGCTCCACAAGGACACTCTCCTTCTCATAGTCTGGGATCCAACGTTTCCGGTCACAACATTGGAACGATGTCTAGCGAAAGACCCAGACCAAGTTTCATGAGCAGCCCTATGGATTTGACGTCAGATTCAAATTCTCCTGCACACACTGTCGCGAGAGCCGACATCCGAGCTTCTGCTGAGAAGATTCTCTATACTTTCCTCCTTCCAGGTGCCGAACGTGAGATTATTCTTCCACACTCCATCACCCAAGATATTACGATTTctattgaagaaagaggacGTGATGACCCGGAAGTGTTTGATGCGGCCAAGGATTATGTTTTCCAAGCAATGGAAAGGGATGCTTTCCCAGGCTTCTTAAGAATGAAGGCTCTAGGCAACTTAGTCCCTCCTTCGatgatgttgagattgattgttggtCTACTTTCAATGTTTGCCGCATTCTGGGTTGGATTCATTCTAATCTTCCTCAACTATCCCCACCATACTCGTGTTTGG CTCCTCCTTCCCTTCACCATTGGTGTCTATGCACTTTGCTCTCACCAGTATGCTCTCGATCCTATTCTTGCCCTGGCCGGATACAGTGAATACACATTCATGTCTTTCTCCAAAATTCGAGAACCATTCGTTCGAAGGCTTCTCCACAAACGTGCACTCATGGTCCTAATGGTCACAGCTATCACCGATGCAGCACTAGTCCTGATATTTGCGTTGGTACCTGGAAAGAGATTG